A segment of the Lonchura striata isolate bLonStr1 chromosome 37, bLonStr1.mat, whole genome shotgun sequence genome:
CTAGAAGAAGGGACTCGATTGTATGTAGATGGGTCCTCTCGAGttctggaagggaaaaggaaatccGGGTATGCTATAATAGATGGGAAAACATTTAAGACAGCAGAATCGGGTCTCCTTAGCCCCAGCTGGTCAGCCCAAGCATGCGAATTATATGCGGTGCTTAAGGCTCTAAAATTATTGGAAGGAAAAAGTGGGACTATTTTCACTGATTCTAAATATGCCTATGGAGTAGTTCATACTTTTGGAAAAAtctgggaagaaaggggacttaTGAACTCACCGGGAAAGGGGCTGGTACATAAAGAATTGATTCGGCAGGTATTACAAGCTTTGAGAGGGCCAGAGAAAATAGCCATTGTCCATGTAAAAGGACATCAAGCAGGGATTGGAAATTCAATACGAGAAAACAATTTGGCGGACCAGGAAGCGAAACGAGCGGCCCTGATGAATTTAAAGCCATGGACAGGGCTTGTCACAAGGAGAGAGGATTGCTCCACTTGTGGAGCTGACTTAGAAGATCCACCGTGTTGGGTTTGCTGGAAATACTATGGGATAGACTCAATAAAATGTGCCTGTGATACCCCTCGAAAGAAACATTGCTGGTTTCATGGACCTATTGATTACATACTAGACTTCACTGtgcaagaaaaggagaaattaggCCAGATGGGGataagagaaaaagaggaaggcaAATGGGTATTGCCCGACGGGCGGGAAGTACTCCCAAAAGGGATGGCAATGAGGGTCCTACAAGCAATCCATGAGAAAACCCACTGGGGTACACAAGCCTTGGTTGATCAATTTGCtataaaatatatgtgtatagGAGTCTATAACCTTGCAAAACAGGTAACTCAACAGTGTTTAACTTGTCAAAAAGTGAATAAACAACAACTGAGAGAAAGACCAATGGGCGGCAGGGAGCTAGCACAAAGACCCTTCTCACACATACAAGTAGATTTTACAGAATTACCAAAAGTGGGGaggtataaatatttattggtACTGGTAGACCATTTGACCCATTACGTGGAAGCCTATCCTACTGCCCGAGCCACCTCAAATACCGTAGTAAAAGTGTTACTAGAACAAATTATTCCCCGATATGGATTAATTGAATATTTAGACTCAGATAGGGGACCTCATTTCACTTCTAAAATCGCAAAAGATGTTTTAACGACCTTAGGAACCCAGTGGAAATATCACACTCCTTGGCATCCACAGAGCTTGGGGAGAGTGGAAAGGATGAAcggggaaataaaaaaacaactgaCGAAGTTGATGTTAGAAACCAAGATGTCATGGGTAAAATGTTTGCCTCTGGCTTTATTAAATATTCGAACTCAACCCCGAACTGATGTAGGAATCtccccatttgaaatgctatTTGGAATGCCTTATGATATGGAAGCCCCTACAGACCATCCATGCTTGAAGGATTCCCAGATTAAGCATTATATCATACAAATTATGAGCCGAAGACAGGAATTGAGGGAAAAATGGATGTTGACACAGAGGCCACCTTTAGACATTACAATACATAAAATCAAACCAGGGGACAATGTGCTTATTaaatcctggaaagaaaattctttaacCCCACGTTGGGAAGGCCCCTTTGTTGTTCTGCTTACCACAGGAACTGCGATACGGACAGCCGAGAAGGGGtggacacatgccagtcgagtTAAAGGTCCGATCACCACAGATGACCAGTGGAAAGTGACCAGCCTGCCTGGGGAATTGAAGGTTACCATTAAGAAAAACCGATGAACTCTGTGTGTACCATTCAAGTTGATCACAAAGGGGAACAAAAGGGATATGATTACCTGCTTGTTAGTGATTATTTGATAATTTGTAATAAGGTAGATTGTGATTGTTATCCTTTTGTGTGCTTTGCATGTAAAGTTTGCCAAGAACGGTGGTGGGTCCATTGCCAAAAGGGGAGGCCGCCAACTGGGGTCTGTACAGAATGCTATAAGGCTGAACGAAAGTTAACCAAAATTGTGTTAAAATTAGGGGAATTGGAAAATCAGTGGGTTCGTTTCGAGTCTGAGGATTGGTGGAAAATATACACAAAACGAGTGCATCCAggaaacttttgtttccatacTAACGAACCCACTCCATTTGTTGCCCAAATTATAAAAGGGTGTTGTCGGAGGGAACTAAAGGGGGTCCCGTGCAACCCACCCCCGGTCAAGGATAAAAATTGGGATCAGTACAAGGTTAGGCAGGAACAGGGGAAGGGACGCCCAGGCGAGTACCActgctgccgagaagatggtTCACCTCGCGGCTCGAAGCAACTGGGTCGGCGAGtgaggcagaggggaaaaagccaGGTCCCCCCGCAATGGAATAATGCTGAAATGCTCCAACTATTGCCAACCGAGTACTAGGTTCCCCTGGACGACCCGTCTGATTACCTCTGAAGCACCAAAAAGGTAACAAacccaaaaagggaaaacaggatATTATGCAGTAAAAACAAGGTCAGGACCCCACCCTTATTGGCAGATTATAAGTATTTTAATGCTTTGTATCATACATAAAGGGGAGGGTTCCCCGGCTCTGCACCAGCCCTTTAAGTGGACGCTAACCGGAATAGATGGCAGGGTAATTCGGAGTCAGATAACATCCGGACCCCCTAGTTTTATCCCACAGTTATGTGAACTAGCCCCTGTAGAGCCCTGTTTTAATACCGCAGGATTTTACATGTGTCCAGCATCGAACCCAGGAAAGGGGTATTGCAATTACCCTGGAGAATATTTCTGTGGGTACTGGGGGTGTGAAACAATAGCCTCAGACTGGCAAGCAGCAGGAGATAAATTTCTTAAAGTATCATGGGGACCCTATGGGTGTACCCCTCCACAAAAGGATTCTAGTGGCGCCTTCTTGGGCGGGTGGAAAGGGAGTTGCCAATTTGTGCATTTAAACATAACTGAGCCCACAGACCCAGGATGGATGGTAGGAAGATCATGGGGCTTTCGGTATTGGGAACCTGGAAAAGACAGAGGGAGCGTATTTACCATAAAGAAAGGGCCTGTACCAGCAGACACACAGGCAGTGGGCCCTAATCCTGTAATAGTTGGGGATTTAACAGCTAGGAACCTGATAACGGATAACCAAACTACAACTCCTACAACACCGCCAAGTGGGGATTCCCGGTTTAACACTCTCTGGAAATTAATGGAGGGAGTATATAAAGTCTTAAATGCTACTCAGCCAGAATTAACAGAACGCTGTTGGCTCTGCTTTGATGTTAGGCCTCCATTTTACGAAGCTGTAAGGATATCTGAAAAGGCGAGATGTCTTAATGGTAGCAATCCCCCGCAATGTAATTGGAAAGATTCCCGGGGTAAAGGAATGACTTTGGCTTCAATAACGGGGAGGGGACGATGTATTGGCAGAGTACCCACACACCTGGAATATTTATGTGAGACTGTTACTAAAGCTAAACGGGAAGATACTCCAGCTAAATGGCTAGTTCCCGCTAAAAACACCAAGTGGATCTGCTCAAAAGGAGGATTCACCCCCTGTATTTCCTTAGAAATATTTGACGAAACCTCTGACTATTGTATACAGGTGGCTGTGATTCCCAAAATTATCTATCACCCCAACGAATATATGTATAATGTACAAAACATCCCAGAACACCACATACAAAAACGAGAGCCTTTGACCACACTTACAGTCGCACTTTTAATGCTTGCAGGGGGAGCAGGTATCGGTACGGGAGTAGCCTCCctagtaaaacaaacaaaggagTTTAATTCCCTGAGGATTGCTGTAGACGAAGATTTGGAACGTATAGAACAATCAATATCAGCATTGGAAAAGTCAGTAAGGTCCTTATCGGAAGTAGTTCTGCAGAATAGAAGAGGACTAGATCTTCTATTCTTACAACAGGGAGGACTGTGTGTGGCCCTCCGGGAAGAATGTTGTGTGTATGCAGATCACACTGGGGTGGTAGGAGACACTATGACAAAACTGAAAGCAGGacttgagaaaaggaaaagggaaagggaggcccagcagagctggtatGAGACCTGGTTTAATCACTCCccttggttaactaccttgCTATCTACAATTGCGGGTCCTTTAATATTATTAGTGTTAGGATTAACATTTAGCCCATGTATATTCAACAAGGTAATTGAAATAGTAAAAAGAAGATCGGAAGCAGCACACCTGATGCTAATCAAAGCCAAATATGAAACTATCCCTAGAGATCCTGAAGTAGAAGAGACTTTGATTCTAGCCCACcaagaaataaaactatttgatgaacaaaatgataaaatatgGAATGGGGGActgtgagaaactgcattgacttgtttgttcatcaaaagtatgaaattaggataaaagggggggaagtcgggacatggaatttgcaggcttgactggtaaccacaaacaaagattgtttgcaggactggctggaactgataaccgcagTGGAAACCCATTGTTGCTGAAACTGATAAACCGCAGTGGAAGGAGACACACCACCCCACTTGTGAAACCCATTGTTCCTGGGACTGATAACCACGGTGGAACGAGACTCATCACCCCCACTCatgcaagataaaaagggactgaagagaaggaaaggttgtcagcttttggcGGAGCCAGGCTCACAGCTGAACCCAGCGCTgttttgcttgctatcgcttgctgtaattaataaaattattaattgatcttaacaggctgaatcaaattatttgcCTCAACTTATAACACAGAACAGTACAGagcagtacagaccagtacagaccagtaaaGACCAGTCTAgaccagtacagagcagtatagaccagtacagaccagtacagaccagtacaacCCAGTAAAGACCAATACAGACCAGTAGAGCCCATTAGAGctcagtacagaccagtacagaccagtacagcccagtacagacCCATACAGCCCAGTACAGGCCAGTACTGCCCACTAGCAGCCTTTAGAGTCCAGGATAACTCAGTACAACTGGCACAGCCCACTGTAGACCAATATAGTACAGTATAGCCCAGTATAAGAAAGTATaacccagtacagcccagtattTTCCCCGAAGGAACCAAAACCATCTGGTTCAGTctgaggaaggggaagaggaaccAAGAGCAGCACGTGGCAGCAGGGGGACGGCGCGGCCTGGGCGAAGAGgcttgggtgtcccaggggccCCCCAGACTCCGGGAGTCTGCACCGAGGCGGGGTGACCCAGCTGTGTAGACTCgtagccctgccagccccttgGGGACCCCTAAATCCGTCTGGGCAGGGGCCTCCCCCACCAACGTCACTGGGAGGTGGTTGGGGCAGTGGTGACAAAAAGCGATACCCCAAACTTCCCATTTctaaccccaaaatcacccaaagcAGAGGCAGTGGCACGGTGGGAACTTGACGGGGAGCAGGGGGGTGCCCAAAATCCGTGGGGGGCAAGGGGTCCTTGGGGTGTGTGGAGGTTCTTTGGCCCTAGGGGAggtccctgggctctggtggggGTCCCTGGAGTGTGTCTGCCTTGGCTGTggatgggggtgggggggtccTCTGGGCCCTGACGGGAGTCCCTGGAGTATGTATGTGATTCCCTGGGGTGGGGATGAGGAGTCCTTGGACACAGAGTGGGAGTCCCGGTGTTCTGTTTGGGTCTCTGGGGTGTGGATGGGGGGTCACTGGGCCCTGAGTTGGGTCTTTAGGATGCTGGTGGGGTCTCTGGTTCACAAGGGGATCCCTAGGGTGGTGGGGATCCCTGAGTCCCCAAGTGTGGTCTCTGGGCCTTGAGCGTGGTCTCTGTGGTACCAAGGAcatgcttcctcctcctctctctcccacTGCATCCAGGATCTCTGCAGGGTGAGTCAGGATGTGCACCCCGCTGctggtgacactggtgacactggtggTGGTGCCTGCAGGGGTCTCTCCCTATGGCTTCCGCAACTGCATCCAGGCACCGCGGGACCCTGGTCTGTTCCGCTGCATCCAGCGCTTCCTGAGCACCGTGGGGGCTGCAGTGGGCGACCTCCCCTCCACTGCCACATTCCTCAACCTCTCTGTCAATATCTTGCGCCAGGTGCCCCCTGGTGCCTTTGCCCACCTGCCGCAGCTCTACATCCTTGATCTGACCCACAACCAGCTGGAACGCCTGGCCCCAGGGGCTTTCTGGGGGCTGTCAGCACTGGTGCACCTAGACCTGGCCCACAACAAGGTGTCAGTGCTGGCCACGGGTGTGTTCTCTGGGCTGGGAAATCTGAGCACGCTGCGGCTGGACCACAATCCGCTACAGAAAGTGGCCCCCGGAGCTTTCCAGCCACTGGCCGCACTCACCACGCTCTGGCTGCGGGATGGCCGGCTCCAAGCACTGGAGCCCGTGGCCATGGCTGTGGGGAATCTGACGCACCTAGACCTGCTCGACCTGTGTGTAAACATGCTGTCGAcactgggcccggggctgccaccCACGCTGAGGGTCTTGCACCTCTGCAACAACTCCCTGGGAGCTCTTTCAGGGGCCACCCCTGGGGTGATGCCCTCAGGGCTGCGTGAGCTTGACCTGTCCTACAACAACATTTCAGACCCTGCACCACTCGCTCACCTgtgcctgagcaacctgacaTACCTGCACCTGGCTGGGAACCCGCTGGACGTAGTGCAGCTGCTGCGTGTGCCTGGAATCTCCCCGCACCAGGTGGACGTGTCAGGGCTACAGGTAGGCACGAGCGGCCTGGAAtacctgtgccagcagctgagaggacagcagctgcagaggctgcagctgcagcgcATGGGGCTCACAGCAATGCCCGATGGGGCTCTGGCGGAGTGTCCGGTGCTGGGTGCCCTGGATTTATCTGGCAACCGGCTGCGGCACCTGGGCTGCGTAGGGCGGCTGCTGAACCAGGCACAGCGCGTAgagctgagcgagctggtgGCTGAGCACAACTTGCTGCAGCGGCTGCCATCGTGCAACGGGTCCCCAGTTCTGCGGCAGCTGCACAACGTGTCCCTGCGCTTCAACCGCATCCTGGTGGCTGGTGCGGGTGCTTTTGACAATGCACCGGCACTGCGGCAGCTGCGGCTGGATGTGAATGGGCTGGCACGGCTGGACCGCGCAGCGCTGCGTGGACTCCACGACCTGCGGCACCTACGCCTTGACAACAACCTGCTCACTGACCTCCTGCCCGGCTCCTTTGCTGACCTGCACCAGCTGGGAGACCTCAACCTGCGCAACAACCGCGTGGCCGTGCTCTTCCCTGGCGCCTTCAAGGGGCTTGACCAGCTGCAGACGCTTGACCTGGGTGGGAACAAcctgcagcacttggcagcCAAGGCATTCCAGGGCCTCCCGCGGCTTTGCCGACTTTACCTGGACCGCAACCGGCTGCTGGAGGTGAGAGCGGCCGCGTTCCAGCCAGTGCAGCTGACGCTGGGTGTGCTGGACCTGCGTGCCAACGCGCTGCACTACCTGAGCCGacatctgcagcagctgccgcCTTTCCGCTACCTGCATAACCTCTATGACCTGaatctgcaggcacagcagccatATGGGATGCGTGTAGTCCCACAACGTTTCTTCCAGGGCCTCGGTGCCTTGCGCTCACTCTCTCTGGCACAGAACTCACTCTCGGCCATCCCTGACGATGCCTTCGATGACCTGGCACAGCTGCGGAACCTGACGCTGGCTGACAGCAACGGCGGGATGGGCCACCTGCCTGCCGGCATCTTCAAGATCCTGAGCCAGCTGCGCAGCCTGAACCTGGAGAGTGCAGGACTGCGCAGCCTTGGCCCCGAGGTCTTCGGAAACCTAACAcgactgcaggagctgcacctgGCCAAGAACGAGCTGCGTACATTGGATGTGACTCTGGCCACCCGCCTCCCCGCCCTGTGCTATCTGGACCTGCGCAAGTGCCCGCTGAGTTGCAGCTGTGCCAATGCCtggctgcctgcctggctggaaGGTGGGCCCGTGCAGCTGGTCTACCTGTATAACTACACCTGCGGTGAGACGGGTGGGGCCTCCACGTACCTGCACTCCTTTGACACACGCGTGTGCTACCTGGACATGGGGCGGTACCTGTTTGCAGGGACAGCACcagccgtgctgctgctgctagtGCTGCCACTGCTGTACCACCGTGGGTACTGGCGGTTGCGCTACCAGCTCTTCCTGCTGCACGCGTGGGCACGTGGGCACTGGCGGCGGGAGCAGCGGCGCTACGCCTACGACACCTTTGTGTCCTACAACTCTGGGGATGAGCGGTGGGTGCTGGAGGAGTTGGTGCCTGAGCTGGAGCGCGGAGCCCTGCGGCTCTGCCTGCACCACCGTGACTTTCGCCCCGGCCGCGCCATAGTGGACAACATCGTGGACGCTGTGTACAACAGCCGGCACACGGTGTGCGTGGTGAGCCGCGGGTACCTGCGCAGCGAGTGGTGCTCACTGGAGATCCAGATGGCCAGCTATCGCCTCTTTGATGAGCTGCGCGATGTCCTTGTCCTCGTCTTCCTCGAGGACATCCCCGAGGCCGAGCTCTCGGCCTTCCACCGCATGCGCCGTGTGCTGCTGCGGCGCACACACCTGCGCTGGCCCTCCGAGCTCCCTGCGCGGCCCCTCTTCTGGGCAAAGCTCAGGTGTGCCCTCAGTgcggggcaggaggaggaggacagggaggaaGGGTGCCCTGACAGGACCAGAACCACTGTGGAGGTTCCCCCtcagaaaagcagttttctgccccaaaatcacTGGCTTTTCTCTTGGAATTATGCTCTGAACAGTGGGGATGAAGGTaacaagaaggaggaggaggcagaggaggaggaggttggggaggaggaaaaaggttGCCAGGAGAGAAAGAAGCTGCTCTAGAGTGACCTCACCCTGGTGTAATGGGGATCCCCAGGGACATTCACAAtcaaaaaaatgtggttttgtcccaaaatccctggtTATCCTCTGAGAAATGTGCAGTTGGAACAATGGCAATAAGGAAAAGAGGGGGCAAGATGGATCTCAGTGTTCAGATGCAGCAAATGCTTCATCACTTAGTTGCTTTTCCCAGCAGGAGAGCCTGGGGACAATGGAATCAAGGGGCCATTGCTCCACTGCAAGGACTCTGGGAATTGAGGGAACAATTGTCACACTGTGGTGCCCATGGAGCCAAGGGTccctggtgacactgcaggatcTTGTGTCACCAGGGCTCCATCAtgacactgcagcaccaaggaattcATTGTGGCACCcagaggcctcatggaaccTTTTTTTTGACCCACCAAATGGAGGTTGTCTTTACCGCTCCTTTTGCcattaatgtatttataaaaacatttttattctccttcaCATAAGTGGCCTGGCTAAGTTGTAATTGAGCTTTTACCTCTCTATTTTGCTTTCTGCATGACCTAATAACATTCTTAAGCATGTCCTGAGTTTCCTGGTCCTCCCTCCCAAGGTGATGCACCCTAATTTTTCCCCTGAGTTCCTGGAAAAAGCTCCATGACCTGCCaggccattttttttccttgctagCTCACTTTTTGGCACAGAGGGACAGGCTGTTGCTGCTCCTTCAACATTTCTTTCTTGAACTGTGTCCATCCTTCCTGGAATCCTTGGTTTTTAAGGGctgtttccttttaaaacatcAGTACCTGATTTGGTACTCCCCAAATCAATCCTGAATAGGCCAAAGTCTGCTCTCTGTAACTCCAGGGTAGAAG
Coding sequences within it:
- the LOC144247987 gene encoding uncharacterized protein LOC144247987 → KQRQWHGVSPYGFRNCIQAPRDPGLFRCIQRFLSTVGAAVGDLPSTATFLNLSVNILRQVPPGAFAHLPQLYILDLTHNQLERLAPGAFWGLSALVHLDLAHNKVSVLATGVFSGLGNLSTLRLDHNPLQKVAPGAFQPLAALTTLWLRDGRLQALEPVAMAVGNLTHLDLLDLCVNMLSTLGPGLPPTLRVLHLCNNSLGALSGATPGVMPSGLRELDLSYNNISDPAPLAHLCLSNLTYLHLAGNPLDVVQLLRVPGISPHQVDVSGLQVGTSGLEYLCQQLRGQQLQRLQLQRMGLTAMPDGALAECPVLGALDLSGNRLRHLGCVGRLLNQAQRVELSELVAEHNLLQRLPSCNGSPVLRQLHNVSLRFNRILVAGAGAFDNAPALRQLRLDVNGLARLDRAALRGLHDLRHLRLDNNLLTDLLPGSFADLHQLGDLNLRNNRVAVLFPGAFKGLDQLQTLDLGGNNLQHLAAKAFQGLPRLCRLYLDRNRLLEVRAAAFQPVQLTLGVLDLRANALHYLSRHLQQLPPFRYLHNLYDLNLQAQQPYGMRVVPQRFFQGLGALRSLSLAQNSLSAIPDDAFDDLAQLRNLTLADSNGGMGHLPAGIFKILSQLRSLNLESAGLRSLGPEVFGNLTRLQELHLAKNELRTLDVTLATRLPALCYLDLRKCPLSCSCANAWLPAWLEGGPVQLVYLYNYTCGETGGASTYLHSFDTRVCYLDMGRYLFAGTAPAVLLLLVLPLLYHRGYWRLRYQLFLLHAWARGHWRREQRRYAYDTFVSYNSGDERWVLEELVPELERGALRLCLHHRDFRPGRAIVDNIVDAVYNSRHTVCVVSRGYLRSEWCSLEIQMASYRLFDELRDVLVLVFLEDIPEAELSAFHRMRRVLLRRTHLRWPSELPARPLFWAKLRCALSAGQEEEDREEGCPDRTRTTVEVPPQKSSFLPQNHWLFSWNYALNSGDEVSDHHISHQPFPVCDQQETELSLAVGREGNLPKAQLGRFSLELRRKKSPCQGRILVLEVSQHGAGSWAGSVCQEPAVLGAGSPGRAQKRWRRVDRIISQVILMLNGSLAGLGMEKNELLEG